One genomic segment of Paenibacillus sp. FSL H8-0332 includes these proteins:
- a CDS encoding 4a-hydroxytetrahydrobiopterin dehydratase translates to MQLTEEELQEQISKLEGWKLERDRLVRKYMFNEYMKGIAFVDEVAAISEAFDHHPHITIDYKTVVLRMAADVEKLDLRQAREFNEAFEKNR, encoded by the coding sequence TTGCAATTAACTGAGGAAGAACTGCAGGAGCAGATCAGCAAGCTTGAGGGCTGGAAGCTGGAGAGGGATAGGCTGGTACGCAAATATATGTTCAATGAATATATGAAGGGAATTGCTTTTGTGGATGAGGTGGCTGCCATTTCGGAGGCCTTTGACCATCACCCGCATATCACCATTGATTACAAGACCGTTGTGCTGCGGATGGCTGCAGATGTAGAGAAGCTCGATCTCCGCCAGGCTCGTGAATTTAATGAGGCGTTTGAGAAGAACCGCTAG